In Candidatus Thiodictyon syntrophicum, the sequence CATCCAGGGTGTCGAGAAAGGCACGCCAGGCGCGCCGCTCCTGAAACCAGCCGTAGGTCACCTTGCAGAGCACGCATTGGTAGGTCTGCGGCGACAGGATCTTGTGCGCCGCATCGGCCAGGGTGTTGAACAGACCGGTGTCGGCGTTGTAGACGAAGAGAAGCCGCGGGCGTGCATTCATGGCCGGTACGCCGGTGCGGCCCTGGTCCCAGGCGGCGGTCCCGGCGGCAACTCCGCCAAAAAGGGGATGGCAAGCAGCCGCAGCGGACGCTGCCAGGTGTCGCCCGCGAAGCGGCCGATGCCGAACCGGATCAGCTGGGTGTCCTCGCGCAACCGCAACGATCCGAACAAGCGGTCCCAGAAAGAGAAGATGGTGCCGTAATTGGAATCCGTCTCGACCCGGATCGCCGAGTGGTGCACGCGGTGCATGGAGGGCGGGACGATGAGCCGCCGCAGCCCCCGCTCGAGGTGCACCGGCACGGCCAGATTGCTGTGATGCAAGAGGATCACGGCGACCATGACGGCCTTGTAGAGTACGAAGGTCTCAAGGCTCATGCCGAGGGCGACGATCACGGGCAGGTTCGCCAGGCCCGACAGCAGGATCTCGCCGGGATGAAAGCGCAGCGCCGTGGTGCAGTCCATGGCCGGGTCCGTGTGATGGGCGCGATGCAAGCGCCACAGAAAGGGGATCTGGTGATTGGCGCGGTGCCAGGCATACATCCACAGATCGAAGAGCAGAAAGCTGATCAGGGCGCCGCCGAGCCCGCCGGGGTCGAGGCGCGCGCACAGCCCCCAACCCTGCTCGCTGCCGAGACGCAAGGCCCAAAGCAGGAGCGGTGCCAGCGCCGCACCGACCACGCCGCTGGCGATGGCCAGAGCAAGATTGCGGGCGCCATGGACATAGCGCCGGTCGCGGGCCTGGTAATAGGGCTGGACACCCTCGGCCACAAAGAGCCCCGCCAAGACGGCGAGGCCGACCCACAGGTCGAGCGTCATGCCGCATCACCCCGTGGGAGCGCGCCGCGTTGCCGTTCATAGACGGCCGCGAGGCGTGCGGGCGGGGCGCCAAGAAAGAAGCGTGCGAGCAAGAGGCCGTTGGCCAACTGCTGGCGCGCCGGCCCGTGGGCCAGGAAGCGGCTGGCCGAGGTGGTCACCGCGCTCGGCAGCTTGGCGATACGGCTGCACTGGTGGCTGCACTGGCGCACGCGGCGGGCCAGTTCCACGTCCTCGAACAGCGGCCAGTCGGGGAAGCCGCCGACGGCCTCGAAGAGGTCGCGCCGGATGGTCATGGCCTGATCGCCGAAGGTCGTCAGCCGCGACTCGAAACGCGAGATCCAGGCATAGGCGTCGAGCAGCCAGTGGCGCTGATCGAGTCGGTTGCGGCCGGCGACGGTCGACCTACGTTTGTCGGCCGCCACATCTCACCAGCGCACAAAAAAGGCGGCTCGCGCCGCCTTGTTCAGTCCCACAGAACCCATGGTCAGCCGCCGCCAAAGCCACCCAGGGCGTAGGGTACGAGGGGGACCAGGCAGATGGCGACAGCCATCCACAAGGCGGTGTTGGTCTTGGAGCGCAGGGTCGCGTCACTCATGGCAGTAACCTCAAGTCAGATGGCTGGACCGTATCTCTGGTTCGTGTAGCAAGCTGGACAATGGCTTAGTGGTCGCTCCGGGAGGATCAGGACCCCGAAGCCTTGTCGCCTGCCTACGGTTCAAACTATAGGTTGCGCCAGCGGAAAGCTGAAATCGTTATTTCCTACCGTAACGATCAAGTATTGACGAGGCCAAACCGGACGCGGCGGTCTTGGCCGTACCGGATGCAGCGGCAGCCCACCGCGGGCCCCGCGGTGCCCAACCCCGGGCGAGGCCCTCACGCACCTGGTCAACCCGGCCTGGAGCACCAGCCCCCATCTGACCGTTCGCTGCCGGTAGGGCCGATTTTCAATCATGATTGAAAATCGGCCTGGAGCGCCCGACCCCCATCTGAGCGTTCGCTGACGATTCCACTCAGCTTGTGGCTAACCGCGCCGCCTTACGCTGTGCCCAAGGTCGCGATCAACCGCGGCCTTGTCACGCCACACAGCGTCAGGAGTCAGCGATGTACACCTACCCACTCCACTGCCAGAACCAGCGTACCGCCGCGAAGGCCCGCACCCCGCGGCCGTCCCAGTCGGCTGCCCGCCACAGCATCGAGCAAGACCTGAAGGTCGCCGACATGATCGCCCGCGCCATCAACGACAACTCGTCACAACTCTATCGCGGCGCCTGAACGTGCTCCCGCGACCGCTCGCGGCCGGCACCTCACCCAGTACGCGGGCCTACCACCGCACCGGACCAGCGGACGGAAATCATGCCGGCTTGCCGGAAGGACACAGTCGTATGCCGGACGTCGGCGCGGTTCGCGGCATCCGGTCTGTTGAGCGGCAGCAACCCGGATCAGTTCTCGTCGTAGTTCAATCCGCTCGTCCTCGTCTTGACGATCCGGCCCTTGATTTTGTCGATGGAGGTGTTGACCTCGAATCTGTCGGGTTCGGAGTCGAGGGAGGCGATCGTCCTCTTGCCGTCGAAGACCATCAACTTGACGTCCCGTATGCCGCAGAGCATTCCCATGCACTCGGTCACGGCATAGGTAATCCCACCCTTCCGGAAATAGAGAGAATATATCGTCGATCGAGGCGAGGGAGACTGCTCGTCGGCGAAGAAGAAGCCGTCACGTGGCGCAGTGTATTCCAGCTCGACCGCGCCCTGGCGGCCGAAGCGGTAGGAGATCTGGCCGAAGGGGGGGCTGGACCTGTCGGCGCACAGGGACAGGATCT encodes:
- a CDS encoding sterol desaturase family protein — translated: MTLDLWVGLAVLAGLFVAEGVQPYYQARDRRYVHGARNLALAIASGVVGAALAPLLLWALRLGSEQGWGLCARLDPGGLGGALISFLLFDLWMYAWHRANHQIPFLWRLHRAHHTDPAMDCTTALRFHPGEILLSGLANLPVIVALGMSLETFVLYKAVMVAVILLHHSNLAVPVHLERGLRRLIVPPSMHRVHHSAIRVETDSNYGTIFSFWDRLFGSLRLREDTQLIRFGIGRFAGDTWQRPLRLLAIPFLAELPPGPPPGTRAAPAYRP